From the Astatotilapia calliptera chromosome 6, fAstCal1.2, whole genome shotgun sequence genome, one window contains:
- the LOC113023853 gene encoding complement C3-like translates to MERLHSADMGSGRRMYRSQLLLLDFVGFFCFISLASGSPMAVMSAPNLLRVGTEENIFVEIQDNAGEKNVNVNIIVRNFPRKDIMLASTTVTLTKENKFQGIGKIMIPAERFSNDPNIKQYVHLQGEFGTQTLEKIVLISLQYGYIFIQTDKTIYTPSTTVSYRIFAMRPNMEPVDKNYQPGTDTSVVVDIVNPDGIILESKLVLVVSGIYYGSYFLPEIVSTGTWKVVSKFNTNLKQTFEAEFEVKEYVLPSFEVKLTSQVPFFYVDSDELTINIKATYLFGKKVDGTAFVVFGVLVGNTKNGIPSSLQRVEINEGEGTVKLKREHIAQTFPNINDLEGNFIFAAVSVLTESGSEMVEAELRGIQIVKSPYTINFKKTPKYFKPGMSFDVTIQVLNPDNTPAKDIPVVVNPGEVKGHTADNGMAKLSINTVENSENIIITATTAVENILPARQRSATMIVTPHTSRNYIHIGLETAEVKLGQNLKFSLNLNRNEEYDITYLILSRGQLVKHDRFRAERQILISHNVLITKEMLPSFRIIAYYHVNTEVVSDSVQVDIQHSCVGDLKLEEKEQNNYEPRGKFELKVTGDPGATVGLVAVDKGVYVINNKHRLTQKKIWEIIAAYDTGCTPGGGKDSMNVFYDAGLLFVASTTSGTPHRTDLKCPATSRRKRSTTLIDLRTSLISKYQDKEQIECCLDGMKDVPVPYICERRRDYIVGGPGCAEAFLHCCKEMEKVHVDRKVEALKLARNELDDDYIDSYDISVRTSFPESWLWINFTLPNCTQNIKNCRTTYEKNDIRLPDSITAWHFTGISMSRTHGICVNDDLEILVQKKFFIDLRLPYSAVRGEQLEIKAILHNYDEKLIRVRVDLKEETNLCSAAHKRGKYRQEVTVGSETTRAVAFTIIPMKEGLFPIEIKAAVRDGGSDGIRKMLRVVPPGVLTYNTKTLLLDPARKGRDGKQVEIIKSAIPETDMVPDTAARTQIFLSGREQMSTLLENAISGKSMGTLIKQPGGCGEQNMARMTLPVIATMYLDKTNQWEFVGFEKRNEALQHITTGYTTELTYRKQDGSFAVFPNEDGSTWLTAYVAKVFAMAYYLIRVDKDVICDAIKFLILNTQQPDGMFKEVGYVYSQSMRSDLLGTDSDASMTAFCLIAMQESREICRSSVNSLQNSINKAVAYLEKRLPSLINPYSVAMTSYALANENKLNKEILFKFNSSDRTHWNVRGERYYTLEATAYALLALIKAEAYEEATPIVRWLGKYQQGDGGYGSTQATIMVYQASSEYWINAKEPEYNVDVDILLPGRTMTDKYSFSKANRFTTRTSKFPAINKDIQVNATGNGEAVLKIMSLYYAEPKGLEKDCELFNFSVQIVPEKLDEDEKIYKLTIEVLFKEERNASMSIIDVGLPTGFTFNKNDLDALSKSHSRIISRYESNTDLSERGSLIIYLNKISSVQPEIITFRIHSTMEASFLQPTAVSVYEYNNKKPCVKFYHPERKNATLLSLCSGRKECVCAEENCSFQRKNEVGNEDRIAKACEVAKDGSIDFVYKVRVVGLEPYWSTDFYRVQILEVIKEGNTDVGPEGQPRIFISSQHCRKAQGLTASKTYLIMGTSKDIYKDDEKRIYQYVLGERTWIEYWPTTAECQTREYRSTCVGIQDLVQVYKLHGCPRK, encoded by the exons GGCGGTGATGTCTGCCCCCAATCTCCTGCGAGTaggaactgaagaaaacatcTTTGTTGAAATTCAAGATAATGCTggtgaaaaaaatgttaatgtcaATATCATTGTGAGGAACTTTCCAAGAAAAGACATTATGCTGGCATCAACAACTGTGACCCTTACTAAGGAAAACAAATTCCAGGGTATTGGAAAAATTATG ATCCCTGCTGAGCGCTTCAGCAATGATCCCAATATAAAACAGTATGTTCACCTACAAGGAGAGTTTGGTACCCAAACACTGGAGAAGATTGTGTTAATCTCCCTTCAATATGGGTACATCTTCATCCAGACTGACAAGACTATCTATACTCCCAGTACCACCG TCTCTTACAGGATTTTTGCAATGAGGCCAAATATGGAGCCCGTAGACAAGAACTATCAACCGGGAACTGATActtctgttgttgttgataTTGTG AACCCTGATGGAATTATTTTAGAATCAAAGCTTGTCCTTGTAGTGTCAGGAATCTACTATGGAAGTTATTTCCTCCCTGAAATTGTAAG TACAGGAACGTGGAAGGTGGTGTCAAAATTTAACACCAACTTAAAGCAAACCTTTGAGGCAGAATTTGAAGTGAAAGAATATG TGCTTCCCAGTTTTGAGGTTAAACTGACATCCCAGGTCCCCTTTTTCTATGTGGACAGTGATGAGCTCACCATCAACATCAAAGCGAC ATATCTATTTGGTAAAAAGGTGGATGGCACAGCCTTTGTGGTGTTTGGAGTTCTAGTTGGTAATACAAAAAACGGCATTCCAAGTTCTCTTCAAAGAGTGGAG ATCAATGAAGGAGAAGGAACCGTTAAACTGAAAAGGGAACACATTGCACAGACTTTTCCAAACATCAATGATTTGGAAGGAAACTTTATATTTGCTGCGGTCAGTGTGTTGACAGAGAGTG GTAGTGAGATGGTGGAAGCAGAGCTGAGAGGCATCCAAATTGTCAAATCACCCTACACCATCAACTTCAAGAAAACACCCAAATATTTCAAACCAGGAATGTCGTTTGACGTCACA ATTCAAGTTTTGAACCCTGATAACACTCCAGCAAAAGATATTCCTGTTGTGGTGAATCCTGGTGAAGTGAAAGGGCACACTGCAGACAACGGCATGGCAAAGCTAAGCATCAATACAGTGGAAAACAGCGAAAACATCATTATTACT GCAACGACTGCTGTTGAGAACATTTTACCAGCAAGGCAAAGGTCTGCTACCATGATAGTTACCCCTCACACAAGCAGAAATTACATTCATATTG GACTGGAAACAGCTGAGGTGAAATTAGGACAAAACCTCAAATTCAGCCTAAACCTTAACAGAAACGAAGAATATGATATCACATATCTG ATCCTGAGCAGAGGTCAGCTGGTAAAACATGACAGATTCCGGGCAGAACGTCAAATTCTGATTTCTCACAATGTTCTAATTACCAAAGAGATGTTGCCATCATTCCGCATCATAGCGTACTACCATGTAAATACTGAAGTGGTATCAGACTCCGTTCAGGTGGATATACAGCACTCCTGCGTAGGAGAT ctGAAGCTGGAAGAAAAGGAACAAAATAACTATGAGCCTCGCGGGAAGTTTGAACTGAAGGTCACAGGAGATCCAGGAGCCACAGTGGGATTAGTGGCAGTTGACAAAGGCGTCTACGTCATAAACAACAAACACCGCCTCACCCAGAAAAAG ATTTGGGAAATAATAGCGGCGTATGACACAGGCTGCACACCAGGTGGAGGAAAGGACAGCATGAATGTTTTCTATGATGCTGGACTGTTGTTTGTGGCCAGCACTACTTCTGGAACACCACATAGAACAG ATTTGAAGTGTCCTGCCACCAGCAGAAGGAAACGATCTACCACTTTGATTGACCTCAGAACCAGCTTGA taTCTAAATATCAGGACAAAGAACAAATTGAGTGCTGTTTAGATGGCATGAAGGATGTTCCTGTTCCATACATTTGTGAGAGGCGACGCGACTATATTGTGGGTGGTCCAGGCTGTGCAGAGGCTTTCCTTCACTGCTGCAAGGAGATGGAAAAAGTGCATGTTGACAGGAAAGTGGAAGCCCTCAAACTGGCTCGCA ATGAGCTTGATGATGATTACATAGACAGCTATGACATCTCTGTTCGGACGAGCTTCCCCGAAAGCTGGCTTTGGATTAACTTCACACTACCAAATTGCActcaaaacatcaaaaactg CCGTACAACATATGAGAAAAATGATATACGTTTACCTGACTCAATTACAGCCTGGCACTTTACTGGCATTAGTATGTCAAGGACTCATG GTATCTGTGTGAATGATGATTTAGAGATCTTAGTACAGAAGAAATTCTTCATTGATCTCAGACTGCCATACTCTGCAGTCCGTGGAGAGCAGCTGGAAATTAAAGCAATTCTCCACAACTATGACGAAAAGCTTATCAGA GTGCGTGTGGATCTGAAAGAAGAAACCAACTTGTGCAGTGCAGCTCATAAGCGCGGGAAGTATCGTCAGGAGGTCACTGTTGGGAGTGAAACAACACGGGCTGTAGCATTTACCATTATCCCCATGAAGGAAGGACTTTTTCCTATTGAGATTAAAGCAGCTGTTAGAGATGGTGGCAGTGATGGTATCAGGAAGATGCTGCGGGTAGTG CCTCCAGGTGTACTGACGTATAATACAAAAACTCTACTATTAGACCCTGCTAGGAAAGGAAGAG ATGGCAAACAAGTGGAAATCATCAAGAGTGCCATTCCTGAAACAGATATGGTTCCAGATACAGCTGCAAGAACACAAATCTTTCTAAGTG GAAGAGAGCAAATGAGCACACTATTGGAGAACGCCATTAGTGGTAAATCTATGGGGACTCTAATCAAACAGCCCGGTGGCTGCGGAGAACAGAACATGGCTCGCATGACCTTGCCTGTTATTGCAACCATGTATTTGGACAAAACAAATCAGTGGGAGTTTGTGGGCTTTGAAAAGCGTAACGAAGCTCTTCAACACATAACAACAG GTTATACAACTGAACTTACTTATCGAAAGCAAGATGGCTCTTTTGCAGTCTTCCCCAACGAAGATGGCAGCACCTG GTTGACTGCCTACGTTGCCAAGGTTTTTGCAATGGCTTATTACCTGATCAGAGTGGATAAAGATGTGATCTGTGATGCCATCAAGTTTCTCATCCTGAACACGCAGCAACCTGATGGCATGTTTAAAGAAGTTGGATATGTGTACAGTCAATCGATGCGT agCGATCTGTTAGGAACAGATTCAGATGCCTCCATGACAGCCTTCTGCCTGATTGCTATGCAGGAGTCTCGAGAAATTTGCAGGTCCTCTGTTAAT AGTTTACAAAACAGTATTAATAAAGCAGTGGCCTACCTGGAGAAGCGTCTACCCAGCCTCATTAACCCTTATTCTGTTGCAATGACATCATATGCCCTGGctaatgaaaacaaactgaacaaGGAGATCCTCTTCAAGTTCAACAGTTCAG ACAGAACCCACTGGAACGTACGTGGTGAACGTTATTACACACTGGAGGCCACAGCTTATGCTCTGCTCGCACTTATCAAGGCTGAG GCCTATGAGGAAGCCACACCTATTGTGAGATGGCTTGGCAAGTACCAACAGGGAGATGGAGGTTATGGGTCAACTCAG GCTACCATAATGGTGTACCAGGCAAGTTCAGAGTACTGGATCAATGCTAAAGAACCAGAGTATAATGTGGATGTAGACATCCTGCTACCCGGCAGAACAATGACTGACAAGTACAGCTTCAGCAAGGCAAATCGTTTTACCACAAGAACATCAAAG TTCCCTGCTATAAACAAGGATATACAAGTGAATGCCACAGGAAATGGAGAAGCAGTTTTAAAG ATCATGTCGCTGTATTACGCTGAGCCTAAGGGATTGGAGAAGGACTGTGAGTTGTTCAACTTTTCTGTGCAGATTGTCCCAG AGAAACTAGATGAAGATGAGAAGATATACAAGCTGACAATAGAGGTTTT GTTTAAAGAGGAGCGCAATGCATCCATGTCAATTATAGATGTTGGTTTGCCAACTGGATTcacatttaacaaaaatgaCTTGGATGCT TTGTCTAAAAGCCACTCCAGGATCATTTCAAGATATGAAAGCAATACGGATCTTTCAGAAAGGGGCTCACTCATCATTTACCTGAATAAG ATTAGTAGCGTACAGCCAGAGATAATCACTTTCAGGATCCATTCAACTATGGAAGCAAGCTTCTTGCAACCAACTGCAGTGTCCGTCTATGAATACAACAACA AGAAACCTTGTGTGAAATTCTATCACCCTGAAAGGAAAAATGCAACACTATTAAGTCTGTGTAGTGGAAGAAAGGAATGTGTATGTGCAGAAG AGAATTGCAGTTTTCAGAGAAAGAATGAAGTCGGCAATGAAGATCGCATTGCAAAGGCCTGTGAAGTTGCAAAGGATGGCAGTATAGATTTTG TTTACAAAGTGAGAGTGGTAGGGTTGGAACCCTATTGGTCCACTGACTTTTACAGAGTACAAATTCTTGAAGTCATCAAGGAAG GAAATACCGATGTTGGTCCAGAAGGTCAACCACGCATATTCATTAGCTCTCAGCACTGCAGAAAGGCTCAGGGTCTAACAGCAAGTAAAACCTACCTTATCATGGGCACATCCAAAGACATTTACAAAGATGATGAAAAAAGAAT ATACCAGTATGTGCTTGGTGAGAGAACCTGGATTGAGTACTGGCCCACAACTGCCGAGTGCCAGACTAGGGAATATCGTTCTACCTGTGTGGGAATACAGGACCTGGTCCAGGTATACAAACTCCATGGATGTCCAAGGAAGTGA